In the Sus scrofa isolate TJ Tabasco breed Duroc chromosome 7, Sscrofa11.1, whole genome shotgun sequence genome, one interval contains:
- the SDR39U1 gene encoding epimerase family protein SDR39U1 isoform X2 — protein sequence MRVLVGGGSGFIGTALTQMLKAKGHKVTLVSRKPGLDRITWDELASSGLPPCDAAVNLAGENILNPLRRWNEAFQKEVISSRLETTHMMATAIAKAPQPPQAWVLVTGVAYYQPSLTAEYDEDSPGGDFDFFSNLVTKWEAAARLPGDSTRQVVVRSGENQRPGCQTGLECLLWAGRWGDVGIRELSLQKGPPLLANLQMGGWDIPKRTTPLTCYTARSTWGRSEEGEVERKNGAAWRLRALSVLLACSRGCAGPRGWRHRSHAAALPPGPGGPHWLRPPVLPLDSHWGLSWNPGPCP from the exons ATGCGGGTTCTAGTGG GTGGCGGGTCAGGCTTCATTGGGACTGCCCTAACCCAAATGCTGAAGGCCAAAGGCCACAAAGTGACGTTGGTCTCCCGAAAGCCAGGGCTAGATCGGATCACGTGG GATGAGCTGGCTTCCTCGGGGCTGCCCCCCTGCGATGCCGCTGTCAACCTGGCAGGAGAAAACATCCTCAACCCCCTCCGAAG GTGGAATGAAGCTTTCCAAAAAGAGGTTATCAGCAGCCGCTTGGAGACCACGCACATGATGGCTACAGCCATTGCCAAGGCCCCACAacctccccaggcctgggtctTAGTCACAGGCGTAG CTTACTACCAGCCCAGCCTGACTGCGGAGTACGATGAGGACAGCCCAGGAGGGGATTTTGACTTTTTCTCCAACCTCGTCACCAAATGGGAAGCTGCAGCCAGGCTTCCTGGAGATTCAACACGCCAAGTGGTGGTGCGTTCCGGTGAGAACCAGAGGCCTGGGTGTCAAACAGGATTGGAATGTCTTctctgggctgggaggtggggggatgtggggATAAGGGAGCTGAGCTTACAGAAGGGGCCCCCACTTCTGGCTAACCTACAGATGGGAGGATGGGACATCCCAAAGAGAACCACACCCCTCACCTGCTACACAGCGAGGTCAACTTGGGGAAGGAGTGAGGAAGGGGAAGTGGAGAGGAAGAATGGGGCTGCCTGGAGGCTGAGGGCCCTCTCTGTCCTTCTTGCCTGCTCTAGGGGTTGTGCTGGGCCGAGGGGGTGGCGCCATCGGTCACATGCTGCTGCCCTTCCGCCTGGGCCTGGGGGGCCCCATTGGCTCAGGCCACCAGTTCTTCCCCTGGATTCACATTGGGGACTTAGCTGGAATCCTGGTCCATGCCCTTGA
- the SDR39U1 gene encoding epimerase family protein SDR39U1 isoform X5, with protein sequence MRWNEAFQKEVISSRLETTHMMATAIAKAPQPPQAWVLVTGVAYYQPSLTAEYDEDSPGGDFDFFSNLVTKWEAAARLPGDSTRQVVVRSGVVLGRGGGAIGHMLLPFRLGLGGPIGSGHQFFPWIHIGDLAGILVHALEASHVQGVLNGVAPASATTNAEFARALGAALGRPAFIPFPSTVVRAIFGQERAIMLLEGQKVVPRRTLAAGYQYSFPELGVALKEIIA encoded by the exons ATGAG GTGGAATGAAGCTTTCCAAAAAGAGGTTATCAGCAGCCGCTTGGAGACCACGCACATGATGGCTACAGCCATTGCCAAGGCCCCACAacctccccaggcctgggtctTAGTCACAGGCGTAG CTTACTACCAGCCCAGCCTGACTGCGGAGTACGATGAGGACAGCCCAGGAGGGGATTTTGACTTTTTCTCCAACCTCGTCACCAAATGGGAAGCTGCAGCCAGGCTTCCTGGAGATTCAACACGCCAAGTGGTGGTGCGTTCCG GGGTTGTGCTGGGCCGAGGGGGTGGCGCCATCGGTCACATGCTGCTGCCCTTCCGCCTGGGCCTGGGGGGCCCCATTGGCTCAGGCCACCAGTTCTTCCCCTGGATTCACATTGGGGACTTAGCTGGAATCCTGGTCCATGCCCTTGAAGCAAGCCACGTGCAGGGGGTCCTGAACGGAGTggctccagcctctgccactACGAATGCTGAGTTTGCCCgggccttgggtgcagccctgggccGCCCAGCCTTCATCCCTTTCCCCAGCACTGTGGTACGAGCTATCTTTGGGCAGGAACGAGCCATCATGCTGCTGGAGGGCCAGAAGGTAGTCCCGCGGCGGACGCTGGCTGCTGGCTACCAGTATTCCTTCCCAGAGCTGGGGGTCGCCTTGAAGGAAATCATAGCCTGA
- the SDR39U1 gene encoding epimerase family protein SDR39U1 isoform X4, producing the protein MLKAKGHKVTLVSRKPGLDRITWDELASSGLPPCDAAVNLAGENILNPLRRWNEAFQKEVISSRLETTHMMATAIAKAPQPPQAWVLVTGVAYYQPSLTAEYDEDSPGGDFDFFSNLVTKWEAAARLPGDSTRQVVVRSGVVLGRGGGAIGHMLLPFRLGLGGPIGSGHQFFPWIHIGDLAGILVHALEASHVQGVLNGVAPASATTNAEFARALGAALGRPAFIPFPSTVVRAIFGQERAIMLLEGQKVVPRRTLAAGYQYSFPELGVALKEIIA; encoded by the exons ATGCTGAAGGCCAAAGGCCACAAAGTGACGTTGGTCTCCCGAAAGCCAGGGCTAGATCGGATCACGTGG GATGAGCTGGCTTCCTCGGGGCTGCCCCCCTGCGATGCCGCTGTCAACCTGGCAGGAGAAAACATCCTCAACCCCCTCCGAAG GTGGAATGAAGCTTTCCAAAAAGAGGTTATCAGCAGCCGCTTGGAGACCACGCACATGATGGCTACAGCCATTGCCAAGGCCCCACAacctccccaggcctgggtctTAGTCACAGGCGTAG CTTACTACCAGCCCAGCCTGACTGCGGAGTACGATGAGGACAGCCCAGGAGGGGATTTTGACTTTTTCTCCAACCTCGTCACCAAATGGGAAGCTGCAGCCAGGCTTCCTGGAGATTCAACACGCCAAGTGGTGGTGCGTTCCG GGGTTGTGCTGGGCCGAGGGGGTGGCGCCATCGGTCACATGCTGCTGCCCTTCCGCCTGGGCCTGGGGGGCCCCATTGGCTCAGGCCACCAGTTCTTCCCCTGGATTCACATTGGGGACTTAGCTGGAATCCTGGTCCATGCCCTTGAAGCAAGCCACGTGCAGGGGGTCCTGAACGGAGTggctccagcctctgccactACGAATGCTGAGTTTGCCCgggccttgggtgcagccctgggccGCCCAGCCTTCATCCCTTTCCCCAGCACTGTGGTACGAGCTATCTTTGGGCAGGAACGAGCCATCATGCTGCTGGAGGGCCAGAAGGTAGTCCCGCGGCGGACGCTGGCTGCTGGCTACCAGTATTCCTTCCCAGAGCTGGGGGTCGCCTTGAAGGAAATCATAGCCTGA
- the CBLN3 gene encoding cerebellin-3 precursor, with protein MLGAKQHWPPGPPLSPGLPLALTLLVLRAGWAQEGTEPVLLEGECLVVCEPGRAAAGGPGGAALGEAPPGRVAFAAVRSHHHEPAGEISNGTGGAIYFDQVLVNEGGGFDRASGSFVAPVRGVYSFRFHVVKVYNRQTVQVSLMLNTWPVVSAFANDPDVTREAATSSVLLPLDPGDRVSLRLRRGNLLGGWKYSSFSGFLIFPL; from the exons ATGCTGGGAGCAAAGCAACACTGGCCACCAGGTCCTCCACTCAGCCCTGGGCTGCCCTTGGCCCTGACTCTTCTGGTTCTCAGGGCCGGGTGGGCCCAAGAGGGGACAGAGCCAGTCCTCCTGGAAGGCGAGTGCCTGGTGGTCTGTGAGCCGGGCCGAGCTGCTGCAGGGGGTcccgggggagcagccctgggagaaGCACCCCCTGGAAGAGTGGCATTTGCTGCAGTCCGAAGCCACCACCATGAGCCAGCAGGGGAAATCAGCAACGGCACGGGTGGAGCCATCTACTTCGACCAG GTCCTGGTGAACGAGGGCGGTGGCTTTGACCGAGCCTCAGGCTCCTTCGTGGCCCCTGTCCGAGGTGTCTACAGCTTCCGGTTCCATGTGGTGAAGGTGTACAACCGCCAAACTGTCCAG GTAAGCCTGATGCTGAACACATGGCCTGTCGTCTCGGCCTTTGCCAATGACCCAGACGTGACCCGGGAGGCAGCCACCAGTTCTGTGCTACTGCCCCTGGATCCTGGGGACCGGGTGTCTCTGCGCCTGCGTCGAGGGAACCTACTCGGTGGCTGGAAATATTCGAGCTTCTCTGGCTTCCTCATTTTCCCACTCTGA
- the SDR39U1 gene encoding epimerase family protein SDR39U1 isoform X1, which translates to MYSLLHEPFRVATPSLNSARPTIGARFPKNACAKKAVAESSGRPEANSCAGGGSGFIGTALTQMLKAKGHKVTLVSRKPGLDRITWDELASSGLPPCDAAVNLAGENILNPLRRWNEAFQKEVISSRLETTHMMATAIAKAPQPPQAWVLVTGVAYYQPSLTAEYDEDSPGGDFDFFSNLVTKWEAAARLPGDSTRQVVVRSGVVLGRGGGAIGHMLLPFRLGLGGPIGSGHQFFPWIHIGDLAGILVHALEASHVQGVLNGVAPASATTNAEFARALGAALGRPAFIPFPSTVVRAIFGQERAIMLLEGQKVVPRRTLAAGYQYSFPELGVALKEIIA; encoded by the exons ATGTACAGCCTTCTCCACGAACCCTTCCGGGTCGCCACGCCCAGTCTCAATTCTGCCCGTCCCACTATTGGAGCGCGCTTCCCGAAGAACGCATGCGCAAAAAAGGCTGTCGCGGAGTCCTCGGGGAGGCCAGAGGCTAACTCTTGCGCAG GTGGCGGGTCAGGCTTCATTGGGACTGCCCTAACCCAAATGCTGAAGGCCAAAGGCCACAAAGTGACGTTGGTCTCCCGAAAGCCAGGGCTAGATCGGATCACGTGG GATGAGCTGGCTTCCTCGGGGCTGCCCCCCTGCGATGCCGCTGTCAACCTGGCAGGAGAAAACATCCTCAACCCCCTCCGAAG GTGGAATGAAGCTTTCCAAAAAGAGGTTATCAGCAGCCGCTTGGAGACCACGCACATGATGGCTACAGCCATTGCCAAGGCCCCACAacctccccaggcctgggtctTAGTCACAGGCGTAG CTTACTACCAGCCCAGCCTGACTGCGGAGTACGATGAGGACAGCCCAGGAGGGGATTTTGACTTTTTCTCCAACCTCGTCACCAAATGGGAAGCTGCAGCCAGGCTTCCTGGAGATTCAACACGCCAAGTGGTGGTGCGTTCCG GGGTTGTGCTGGGCCGAGGGGGTGGCGCCATCGGTCACATGCTGCTGCCCTTCCGCCTGGGCCTGGGGGGCCCCATTGGCTCAGGCCACCAGTTCTTCCCCTGGATTCACATTGGGGACTTAGCTGGAATCCTGGTCCATGCCCTTGAAGCAAGCCACGTGCAGGGGGTCCTGAACGGAGTggctccagcctctgccactACGAATGCTGAGTTTGCCCgggccttgggtgcagccctgggccGCCCAGCCTTCATCCCTTTCCCCAGCACTGTGGTACGAGCTATCTTTGGGCAGGAACGAGCCATCATGCTGCTGGAGGGCCAGAAGGTAGTCCCGCGGCGGACGCTGGCTGCTGGCTACCAGTATTCCTTCCCAGAGCTGGGGGTCGCCTTGAAGGAAATCATAGCCTGA
- the SDR39U1 gene encoding epimerase family protein SDR39U1 isoform X3, with product MRVLVGGGSGFIGTALTQMLKAKGHKVTLVSRKPGLDRITWDELASSGLPPCDAAVNLAGENILNPLRRWNEAFQKEVISSRLETTHMMATAIAKAPQPPQAWVLVTGVAYYQPSLTAEYDEDSPGGDFDFFSNLVTKWEAAARLPGDSTRQVVVRSGVVLGRGGGAIGHMLLPFRLGLGGPIGSGHQFFPWIHIGDLAGILVHALEASHVQGVLNGVAPASATTNAEFARALGAALGRPAFIPFPSTVVRAIFGQERAIMLLEGQKVVPRRTLAAGYQYSFPELGVALKEIIA from the exons ATGCGGGTTCTAGTGG GTGGCGGGTCAGGCTTCATTGGGACTGCCCTAACCCAAATGCTGAAGGCCAAAGGCCACAAAGTGACGTTGGTCTCCCGAAAGCCAGGGCTAGATCGGATCACGTGG GATGAGCTGGCTTCCTCGGGGCTGCCCCCCTGCGATGCCGCTGTCAACCTGGCAGGAGAAAACATCCTCAACCCCCTCCGAAG GTGGAATGAAGCTTTCCAAAAAGAGGTTATCAGCAGCCGCTTGGAGACCACGCACATGATGGCTACAGCCATTGCCAAGGCCCCACAacctccccaggcctgggtctTAGTCACAGGCGTAG CTTACTACCAGCCCAGCCTGACTGCGGAGTACGATGAGGACAGCCCAGGAGGGGATTTTGACTTTTTCTCCAACCTCGTCACCAAATGGGAAGCTGCAGCCAGGCTTCCTGGAGATTCAACACGCCAAGTGGTGGTGCGTTCCG GGGTTGTGCTGGGCCGAGGGGGTGGCGCCATCGGTCACATGCTGCTGCCCTTCCGCCTGGGCCTGGGGGGCCCCATTGGCTCAGGCCACCAGTTCTTCCCCTGGATTCACATTGGGGACTTAGCTGGAATCCTGGTCCATGCCCTTGAAGCAAGCCACGTGCAGGGGGTCCTGAACGGAGTggctccagcctctgccactACGAATGCTGAGTTTGCCCgggccttgggtgcagccctgggccGCCCAGCCTTCATCCCTTTCCCCAGCACTGTGGTACGAGCTATCTTTGGGCAGGAACGAGCCATCATGCTGCTGGAGGGCCAGAAGGTAGTCCCGCGGCGGACGCTGGCTGCTGGCTACCAGTATTCCTTCCCAGAGCTGGGGGTCGCCTTGAAGGAAATCATAGCCTGA
- the KHNYN gene encoding protein KHNYN isoform X2, which produces MPTWGAGSSSPDRFAVSAEAEDKVREQQPHVERIFRVGMSVLPKDCPENPHIWLQLEGPKENASRAKEYLKGLCNPELQNEIHYPPKLHCIFLGAQGFFLDCLAWSTSAHLVPGAPGSLMVSGLTEAFVMVQSRVEELVERLSWEFLPGPSPGASQCAGVLRDFSALLQSRVDAYTEALLQLPLAIQEELLSLVQEASRGQGPQAFPSWEQGSPGLHQEVRTPLSEGRESLDTGPTGWRESRDERHALEKEREKQGAPRETDLGWKELPREETWERQGAFGSQIGGGEAGQAAPLKGKALGKEGVPQEKGRFWVQGEPPGAQGPCQKAAQPRGASLLQRLHNGKASPPRVPSPPPAPEPPWHCGDRGDRADKQQVVARGRGSPWKRGTRGGNLVTGTQRFQEALQDPFTLCLANVPGQPDLRHIVIDGSNVAMVHGLQHYFSSRGIAIAVQYFWDRGHRDITVFVPQWRFSKDSKVREGHFLHKLYSLSLLSLTPSRVLDGKRISSYDDRFMVKLAEETDGIIVSNDQFRDLAEESEKWMAIIRERLLPFTFVGNLFMVPDDPLGRNGPTLDEFLKKPVRAQGSSKAQHSARGFAEHGNQQQGKKEEEKGSGGLRKTRETERLRRQLLEVFWGQDHKVDFILQREPYCRDINQLSEALLSLNF; this is translated from the exons ATGCCTACCTGGGGGGCTGGCTCCTCGTCCCCTGACCGCTTTGCCGTGTCTGCGGAGGCCGAGGACAAGGTGCGGGAGCAACAGCCCCATGTGGAACGCATCTTCAGGGTGGGGATGAGCGTCCTCCCCAAGGACTGTCCCGAGAACCCTCACATCTGGCTGCAGCTGGAGGGCCCCAAGGAGAACGCCAGCAGAGCCAAG gaGTACTTGAAGGGTCTCTGCAACCCGGAGCTGCAGAATGAAATCCACTACCCACCCAAACTGCACTGCATCTTCCTAGGAGCCCAGGGCTTCTTCCTTGATTGCCTGGCCTGGAGCACATCAGCCCATCTGGTGCCTGGGGCACCCGGTTCTCTGATGGTCAGTGGCCTGACTGAGGCCTTCGTCATGGTCCAGAGCCGAGTGGAGGAGCTGGTGGAGCGGTTGAGCTGGGAGTTTCTGCCAGGGCCGTCCCCTGGAGCTTCTCAGTGTGCTGGAGTTCTGAGAGACTTCTCTGCCCTGCTGCAGTCCCGGGTGGATGCCTACACAGAGGCCCTGCTGCAGCTGCCCCTGGCCATCCAGGAGGAACTGCTGAGCCTGGTGCAGGAGGCCTCCAGGGGGCAGGGGCCCCAAGCATTCCCATCCTGGGAGCAGGGCAGCCCAGGATTGCACCAGGAAGTCAGGACTCCCCTGAGTGAAGGCAGGGAGTCCCTGGACACAGGCCCAACAGGGTGGCGAGAGTCAAGGGACGAGAGACATGCtctggagaaggagagagaaaagcagggtGCTCCCAGGGAGACGGACTTGGGGTGGAAGGAGCTTCCCAGGGAAGAGACCTGGGAGAGACAAGGGGCCTTTGGGTCACAGataggaggaggagaggcagggcaggCAGCGCCCCTGAAGGGGAaggccctggggaaggagggggtaCCTCAGGAAAAGGGAAGGTTCTGGGTCCAGGGTGAGCCTCCTGGTGCCCAGGGCCCCTGTCAGAAGGCAGCTCAGCCCAGGGGAGCCTCCCTCCTCCAGCGGCTCCATAATGGGAAAGCCTCACCGCCCAGAGTGCCCAGCCCCCCACCTGCGCCTGAACCCCCGTGGCACTGTGGAGACCGAGGGGACAGGGCAGACAAGCAGCAGGTTGTGGCTCGAGGTCGGGGGTCTCCATGGAAACGAGGCACCCGGGGGGGCAACTTGGTGACCGGCACGCAGCGTTTCCAGGAGGCCCTCCAGGACCCCTTCACCCTGTGCCTTGCCAACGTGCCGGGCCAACCAGACCTCCGCCATATTGTCATCGACGGCAGCAACGTGGCCATGGT GCATGGCCTCCAGCACTACTTCTCCAGCCggggcattgccattgctgtgcaGTACTTCTGGGACCGAGGCCACCGAGACATCACcgtctttgtgcctcagtggcgCTTCAGTAAGGACTCCAAGGTCAGAG AGGGTCATTTCCTGCACAAGCTGTATTCCCTCAGCCTgctctccctcactccctcccgGGTCTTGGATGGCAAGAGGATCTCCTCCTATGACGACAG GTTCATGGTGAAGCTGGCCGAAGAGACAGATGGGATCATTGTCTCCAATGACCAGTTCCGGGACCTGGCAGAGGAGTCAGAGAAGTGGATGGCAATCATCAGAGAGCG TCTGCTGCCCTTCACCTTCGTGGGAAACCTCTTCATGGTGCCTGATGACCCACTGGGGCGAAATGGCCCCACACTGGATGAGTTCCTGAAAAAGCCGGTCAG GGCACAGGGATCTTCTAAGGCTCAGCATTCTGCCAGGGGCTTTGCAGAACATGGCAATCAgcagcaggggaaaaaagaagaagaaaaaggcagtGGTGGCCTTCGGAAGACACGGGAGACAGAGCGGCTCCGGCGCCAACTGCTGGAGGTATTTTGGGGCCAGGATCACAAGGTGGACTTCATCCTGCAGCGAGAGCCATACTGCCGGGACATCAACCAGCTCTCCGAGGCCCTGCTCAGTCTCAATTTTTGA
- the KHNYN gene encoding protein KHNYN isoform X1, translated as MFAGNEIHSWWMKIAALTEERAQLLLSQMRRRRDEEDGLGGQAAMPTWGAGSSSPDRFAVSAEAEDKVREQQPHVERIFRVGMSVLPKDCPENPHIWLQLEGPKENASRAKEYLKGLCNPELQNEIHYPPKLHCIFLGAQGFFLDCLAWSTSAHLVPGAPGSLMVSGLTEAFVMVQSRVEELVERLSWEFLPGPSPGASQCAGVLRDFSALLQSRVDAYTEALLQLPLAIQEELLSLVQEASRGQGPQAFPSWEQGSPGLHQEVRTPLSEGRESLDTGPTGWRESRDERHALEKEREKQGAPRETDLGWKELPREETWERQGAFGSQIGGGEAGQAAPLKGKALGKEGVPQEKGRFWVQGEPPGAQGPCQKAAQPRGASLLQRLHNGKASPPRVPSPPPAPEPPWHCGDRGDRADKQQVVARGRGSPWKRGTRGGNLVTGTQRFQEALQDPFTLCLANVPGQPDLRHIVIDGSNVAMVHGLQHYFSSRGIAIAVQYFWDRGHRDITVFVPQWRFSKDSKVREGHFLHKLYSLSLLSLTPSRVLDGKRISSYDDRFMVKLAEETDGIIVSNDQFRDLAEESEKWMAIIRERLLPFTFVGNLFMVPDDPLGRNGPTLDEFLKKPVRAQGSSKAQHSARGFAEHGNQQQGKKEEEKGSGGLRKTRETERLRRQLLEVFWGQDHKVDFILQREPYCRDINQLSEALLSLNF; from the exons atGTTTGCAGGAAATGAAATCCACAGCTGGTGGATGAAGATAGCTGCCTTGACAGAAGAAAGGGCACAGCTTCTACTGAGCCAGATGCGAAGAAGGAGAGATGAGGAGGATG GGCTGGGCGGCCAAGCAGCCATGCCTACCTGGGGGGCTGGCTCCTCGTCCCCTGACCGCTTTGCCGTGTCTGCGGAGGCCGAGGACAAGGTGCGGGAGCAACAGCCCCATGTGGAACGCATCTTCAGGGTGGGGATGAGCGTCCTCCCCAAGGACTGTCCCGAGAACCCTCACATCTGGCTGCAGCTGGAGGGCCCCAAGGAGAACGCCAGCAGAGCCAAG gaGTACTTGAAGGGTCTCTGCAACCCGGAGCTGCAGAATGAAATCCACTACCCACCCAAACTGCACTGCATCTTCCTAGGAGCCCAGGGCTTCTTCCTTGATTGCCTGGCCTGGAGCACATCAGCCCATCTGGTGCCTGGGGCACCCGGTTCTCTGATGGTCAGTGGCCTGACTGAGGCCTTCGTCATGGTCCAGAGCCGAGTGGAGGAGCTGGTGGAGCGGTTGAGCTGGGAGTTTCTGCCAGGGCCGTCCCCTGGAGCTTCTCAGTGTGCTGGAGTTCTGAGAGACTTCTCTGCCCTGCTGCAGTCCCGGGTGGATGCCTACACAGAGGCCCTGCTGCAGCTGCCCCTGGCCATCCAGGAGGAACTGCTGAGCCTGGTGCAGGAGGCCTCCAGGGGGCAGGGGCCCCAAGCATTCCCATCCTGGGAGCAGGGCAGCCCAGGATTGCACCAGGAAGTCAGGACTCCCCTGAGTGAAGGCAGGGAGTCCCTGGACACAGGCCCAACAGGGTGGCGAGAGTCAAGGGACGAGAGACATGCtctggagaaggagagagaaaagcagggtGCTCCCAGGGAGACGGACTTGGGGTGGAAGGAGCTTCCCAGGGAAGAGACCTGGGAGAGACAAGGGGCCTTTGGGTCACAGataggaggaggagaggcagggcaggCAGCGCCCCTGAAGGGGAaggccctggggaaggagggggtaCCTCAGGAAAAGGGAAGGTTCTGGGTCCAGGGTGAGCCTCCTGGTGCCCAGGGCCCCTGTCAGAAGGCAGCTCAGCCCAGGGGAGCCTCCCTCCTCCAGCGGCTCCATAATGGGAAAGCCTCACCGCCCAGAGTGCCCAGCCCCCCACCTGCGCCTGAACCCCCGTGGCACTGTGGAGACCGAGGGGACAGGGCAGACAAGCAGCAGGTTGTGGCTCGAGGTCGGGGGTCTCCATGGAAACGAGGCACCCGGGGGGGCAACTTGGTGACCGGCACGCAGCGTTTCCAGGAGGCCCTCCAGGACCCCTTCACCCTGTGCCTTGCCAACGTGCCGGGCCAACCAGACCTCCGCCATATTGTCATCGACGGCAGCAACGTGGCCATGGT GCATGGCCTCCAGCACTACTTCTCCAGCCggggcattgccattgctgtgcaGTACTTCTGGGACCGAGGCCACCGAGACATCACcgtctttgtgcctcagtggcgCTTCAGTAAGGACTCCAAGGTCAGAG AGGGTCATTTCCTGCACAAGCTGTATTCCCTCAGCCTgctctccctcactccctcccgGGTCTTGGATGGCAAGAGGATCTCCTCCTATGACGACAG GTTCATGGTGAAGCTGGCCGAAGAGACAGATGGGATCATTGTCTCCAATGACCAGTTCCGGGACCTGGCAGAGGAGTCAGAGAAGTGGATGGCAATCATCAGAGAGCG TCTGCTGCCCTTCACCTTCGTGGGAAACCTCTTCATGGTGCCTGATGACCCACTGGGGCGAAATGGCCCCACACTGGATGAGTTCCTGAAAAAGCCGGTCAG GGCACAGGGATCTTCTAAGGCTCAGCATTCTGCCAGGGGCTTTGCAGAACATGGCAATCAgcagcaggggaaaaaagaagaagaaaaaggcagtGGTGGCCTTCGGAAGACACGGGAGACAGAGCGGCTCCGGCGCCAACTGCTGGAGGTATTTTGGGGCCAGGATCACAAGGTGGACTTCATCCTGCAGCGAGAGCCATACTGCCGGGACATCAACCAGCTCTCCGAGGCCCTGCTCAGTCTCAATTTTTGA